The stretch of DNA TGGCGGCGCTGGAAAGTTTGAACAAACTGGTCAAAGAGAAGAAAATAGAATATATCGATGTCAAATTCTGCGACCTGATTGGGGATTGGCATCATATCACCCTTACCGTAGCCAGTCTGAAACCGGAGCTATTTAAGACCGGGGTCGGGCTGGATGGCTCATCGCTACCCGGATTCACGCGGATTGAGCGGGGGGATATGATTGCCATACCGGACCCGGAGACAGCCTTTATCGACCCTTTCTTTGAGAAGCCAACTCTCTCCTTCATTTGCGATATAATGGCGGTGGAAAAAGAGATTGAGCCATATTCCCGCAATCCGCGAAGAGTGCTTCGCGACTGCGACAAATACCTCAAGAAAGTTCTTCCCGCCACATCCTGTTATCTGGGACCGGAGTTTGAATTCTATCTCTTTGATGATGTCCGCTTCAATCAGGGACCGGGGGAAGGGTATTATTTTATCGATTCGGAAGAAGCGGAATGGAACGCCG from Candidatus Zixiibacteriota bacterium encodes:
- a CDS encoding glutamine synthetase beta-grasp domain-containing protein — its product is MAALESLNKLVKEKKIEYIDVKFCDLIGDWHHITLTVASLKPELFKTGVGLDGSSLPGFTRIERGDMIAIPDPETAFIDPFFEKPTLSFICDIMAVEKEIEPYSRNPRRVLRDCDKYLKKVLPATSCYLGPEFEFYLFDDVRFNQGPGEGYYFIDSEEAEWNAGREGSGNLGYKVQYKGGYHAAPPKDRTFNLRSEITTLLEEVGVAIKYHHH